A window of the Nisaea acidiphila genome harbors these coding sequences:
- a CDS encoding ABC transporter ATP-binding protein: protein MPISSESGPMALISITDLDVRFGSGDETVHAVRGASFTVAEGETFGLVGESGSGKSTVLRAMSGLNPNWTGEIEIGGQRLGAVRGKTFYKNVQMVFQDPYGSLHPRHTVDRILSEPCQIHGMTDIEERVQDVLVAVGLGPTFRFRFPHQLSGGQRQRVAIARALILEPEIMLLDEPTSALDVSVQAEILNLLQKLKEERGLTFLLVSHDLAVISHMCDGLAVMNAGRIVEEMSVAQLRASEPREAYTRQLLRASMGYDREAAANMESFD, encoded by the coding sequence ATGCCTATTTCAAGTGAGAGCGGTCCGATGGCCCTGATCAGCATTACCGACCTCGATGTCCGCTTCGGCTCCGGCGACGAGACCGTGCATGCTGTCCGCGGCGCGTCCTTCACGGTCGCCGAGGGCGAGACCTTCGGGCTGGTCGGCGAGTCCGGCTCCGGCAAGTCCACCGTGCTGCGGGCCATGAGCGGGCTCAACCCGAACTGGACCGGCGAGATCGAGATCGGCGGCCAGAGGCTCGGCGCGGTGCGCGGAAAAACCTTCTACAAGAACGTCCAGATGGTCTTCCAGGATCCCTACGGCTCGCTGCATCCGCGCCATACCGTGGACCGGATCCTGAGCGAGCCCTGCCAGATCCATGGCATGACGGACATCGAGGAGCGAGTGCAGGATGTCCTCGTCGCCGTCGGTCTCGGTCCCACCTTCCGGTTCCGCTTCCCGCACCAGCTATCCGGCGGACAGCGCCAGCGTGTCGCCATTGCACGGGCCCTGATTCTGGAGCCGGAGATCATGCTCCTCGACGAGCCGACATCGGCGCTCGACGTTTCCGTGCAGGCCGAAATCCTGAACCTGCTTCAGAAGCTCAAAGAGGAGCGCGGCCTGACCTTTCTTCTGGTCAGCCACGATCTCGCCGTCATTTCCCATATGTGCGATGGGCTGGCAGTGATGAATGCGGGGCGGATTGTCGAGGAAATGAGTGTCGCCCAGCTCAGGGCGTCGGAGCCAAGGGAGGCCTATACCCGGCAGTTGCTACGCGCCAGCATGGGCTATGACCGCGAAGCTGCGGCGAACATGGAATCGTTCGATTGA
- a CDS encoding RidA family protein, with amino-acid sequence MGITRYRTGERMSQVVVHGDTVYTAGQVAQNAPGASVADQTKDILAALDALLAEAGTDKSKLLTATIWLNSMDDFAEMNAVWDAWVVPGSTPCRACVESPRLASPKFTVEIMAIAAL; translated from the coding sequence ATGGGAATCACGCGCTATCGCACGGGTGAACGGATGAGCCAGGTGGTCGTCCATGGCGACACGGTCTACACGGCGGGTCAGGTAGCCCAGAATGCGCCGGGCGCCAGCGTCGCGGATCAGACCAAAGACATTCTGGCGGCTCTGGATGCCTTGCTTGCGGAAGCCGGCACCGACAAGTCGAAGCTGCTCACTGCCACGATTTGGCTGAATTCGATGGACGATTTCGCCGAAATGAATGCTGTCTGGGACGCCTGGGTCGTGCCGGGGAGCACGCCGTGCCGGGCCTGTGTCGAGTCGCCGCGTCTCGCCAGCCCGAAATTCACCGTCGAGATCATGGCGATCGCGGCACTCTAA
- a CDS encoding phosphotransferase family protein codes for MEADTRTALADWLRAETGADMLKIEGAKMLSGGAIQENWLLELTVSGGRLDGMERAVLRTDAASGVDESHGRPEEFRLLTAGFEAGMTVPEPLVLEETGEVTGKPFYVMRAATGTANPRHLTRDAAMDPLRGDLARQIGREMARLHTIRAPRPELAFLGAPPADSAAERIAELYGFLDSLPKAYPALEWGLRWLELNKPAPGAPALCHRDFRTGNYMVADGHLTAVLDWEFAGWSDPLEDIGWFCARCWRFGMDDREAGGIGARADLYAGYEEAAGAPLDWAQVPFWEVLATVRWGTIALLQGERHNSGGERSIELALTGRKAAEMELDVLQQVAAIEWSKSDA; via the coding sequence ATGGAAGCGGACACGCGCACCGCGCTGGCCGATTGGCTGCGCGCCGAAACAGGCGCCGACATGCTCAAGATAGAAGGGGCGAAAATGCTCTCCGGCGGGGCGATCCAGGAGAATTGGTTGCTGGAGCTAACGGTCTCGGGCGGGCGGCTCGACGGCATGGAGCGTGCCGTGCTTCGCACCGACGCCGCTTCCGGCGTGGACGAGAGCCATGGACGGCCGGAGGAATTCCGGTTGCTCACCGCCGGGTTCGAAGCCGGCATGACCGTGCCCGAACCGCTTGTCCTGGAAGAGACCGGCGAGGTGACCGGCAAGCCATTCTATGTCATGCGAGCGGCCACTGGGACCGCGAACCCGCGCCACCTGACCCGAGACGCGGCGATGGACCCATTGCGCGGCGATTTGGCACGGCAGATCGGCCGCGAAATGGCGAGGCTCCATACCATTCGGGCTCCACGCCCCGAGCTCGCTTTTCTCGGCGCTCCGCCGGCGGATTCCGCTGCGGAACGGATCGCGGAACTGTACGGCTTTCTGGACAGCCTTCCGAAGGCCTATCCCGCGCTCGAATGGGGCCTGCGCTGGTTGGAACTGAACAAACCGGCGCCGGGAGCGCCCGCGCTCTGCCATCGCGATTTCCGCACCGGCAACTATATGGTTGCGGACGGCCACCTGACGGCCGTGCTCGACTGGGAGTTCGCCGGCTGGAGCGACCCGCTCGAGGATATCGGATGGTTCTGCGCCCGCTGCTGGCGCTTCGGCATGGACGACCGCGAGGCCGGAGGAATCGGCGCCCGGGCCGATCTCTATGCCGGCTACGAGGAGGCCGCCGGCGCGCCGCTCGACTGGGCTCAGGTCCCGTTCTGGGAGGTCCTCGCTACCGTACGCTGGGGCACCATCGCCTTGCTCCAGGGAGAGCGGCACAATTCCGGCGGCGAGCGCTCTATCGAACTCGCGCTCACCGGGCGCAAAGCGGCGGAGATGGAACTGGACGTGCTGCAGCAGGTCGCGGCGATTGAGTGGAGCAAATCGGATGCATGA
- a CDS encoding DUF6285 domain-containing protein, giving the protein MHEAPSRKALIETALESFQAEILPDLAGDRKYLGLMIASALAMAVRELETDGDGSAARRVLDAFAALYGEDNVARAGADMEARIDELCRDLSRELRDGLYDADLTGPVIEVLTVLTEEKLKLSNPKFLAAREYSQPTPN; this is encoded by the coding sequence ATGCATGAGGCCCCGAGCCGTAAGGCGCTGATCGAAACAGCGCTGGAGTCCTTCCAGGCGGAGATCCTTCCCGATCTTGCCGGCGACCGGAAGTATCTCGGCCTGATGATCGCGAGCGCGCTCGCAATGGCCGTTCGTGAGCTTGAGACAGACGGGGACGGGTCGGCAGCCCGCCGGGTGCTCGACGCCTTCGCCGCGCTCTACGGCGAAGACAACGTCGCGCGTGCCGGAGCAGACATGGAAGCACGGATCGACGAACTTTGCCGCGATCTCTCCAGGGAACTCCGGGACGGCCTCTATGACGCTGATCTCACCGGTCCGGTAATTGAGGTCCTGACCGTCCTGACGGAAGAAAAACTGAAACTCTCGAACCCGAAATTCCTCGCCGCGCGCGAATACTCGCAGCCCACACCGAACTGA
- a CDS encoding protein-tyrosine phosphatase family protein, with the protein MRSYAPTDIPVSWTNGGHLFIGPIPPDENAIREIVESGYDTVVTLATDTELAELGCPGMQDAFLRHGVNWTHFPIADFDIPGEAETKAWRSIETLLVQRLKHGGRIMIHCRAGFGRSGMIAARLLIACGSDPDLAVATVRAARPGAIETPAQLDWAKSAGAI; encoded by the coding sequence ATGCGCAGCTACGCCCCTACAGATATCCCGGTCTCCTGGACCAACGGCGGTCATCTTTTCATCGGACCGATTCCGCCGGACGAGAACGCGATCCGCGAAATCGTGGAGAGCGGTTACGACACCGTCGTGACCCTGGCCACGGACACGGAGCTCGCCGAGCTCGGCTGTCCCGGCATGCAGGACGCCTTCCTGCGCCACGGCGTCAACTGGACCCATTTCCCGATCGCGGATTTCGACATCCCGGGCGAAGCCGAAACGAAGGCCTGGCGCTCTATCGAAACTCTGCTCGTTCAACGCCTGAAACACGGCGGCCGGATCATGATCCATTGCCGCGCCGGTTTCGGCCGCAGCGGCATGATCGCGGCGCGCCTGCTGATCGCCTGCGGCAGCGATCCCGACCTTGCCGTCGCGACCGTTCGCGCCGCCCGCCCGGGGGCGATCGAAACGCCGGCGCAGCTCGACTGGGCCAAGAGCGCCGGCGCCATCTGA